ATTCACATCAAATGTTTAACTCTTTGGTATTGGTATTCGTGAGCATAGTCTTGATTTAAGTTAGTTCAATCCTAATTTAGTAGTTCAAACCAACTACTTACAAATTATATTGTGTGATTCACATACTGTGATATTATATTGAATTAACAAGGAAATGTAATTTCAATTCATGTACAAATTGAAAGACATATCCAGTTTTAATAAACATCTAAATTAGTTTCCTCAATTATCTCAACAATTTGATTTCAATACCCGATACAGACGaagttcttcattttcttagcACATAAATACATACGATGGCTAAATACATGAAAAAATCAATTGCAACTCGTTAACCATGCAATGCAAATGCAGACAATAATGCCAAACCCCATGCACACTGTGTGCAGAGGGTTAAATGGTTTAATGTTTGCCATATTTACCTCTGGTAATTGGTAAATACAGACAAAATCATCCATCACTGTGCTTCAGAGTTCAGATAAAGAAGCAGAAACCCAGGAATCTCTGCAACTCTCTCAGCCCTTTTACCCCTTTTTAGCAAAACCAGTAGTTAGTGCGTTACAGAGAAgacgacgacgatgatggtatTTAAGGTGGGTAGAGTCCCCACCGGACCACAGGGAACGCCTCGGAACTGGGTCCTCTCCCACATAATTCCACGTGGGTCTTAACGTTCCTCTTGTCAGAACCACCATgactaaaataatctcaaccAGAGAAGCTCATTACTTCCCTCTCTTTCGTTACTATACTACTGTACTGGGTTTTACCAGACAAGGATCCACGCTTCCTTCAACTTTTATTACAGATTTACAGTATTCATTCAACTCAGATTTCCTTCCCCAGTACAAAATCGATCGAATCCAGTAGAAGAGAGAAAAcgttaacaaaaataaatcaaatttaattattGAATATCTATGTCATAGAATTCATAGTGTTACAGAGACATTAATAACGTCCATTGATTCAGGGGATCACAGGGACGAAGCTTCTACACTCGGATAACGATTTTTGGTCACCACCTtgacaaaagaagaaaaccctTGGACATCTGTACAGGCAGTTATTGCCTAGACCCACGTTTGCCGAACCGGGTTTCATACTGAGTAATGGACCGGGTAAGGGTCCGAAGAGGTAGTTCCCGCCGAGAAGAAGCCGGACGAACGGCGAGACTCCGGTTCCGGGTAGGGCCACTTTGAAGGCGTACTGGGTAGGAATCATGCCGGTGAACTTGTTGTTTTCGAGGGATAAAGCAGAGAGCTTTGGCATTAGGGCCATGAAGGATGGTAAGAAGCCTAGTAAGTTGTTGTTGCTGAGGTCGAGGGCGATGAGCTGGCTTTGGAGTCCGGCGGAGCTCGGGGTTTGGAGGGAGGTAAACTGGTTGAAGGAGAGAGTGAGCTGCTGGAGAGATGGGTGGGAGAAGAGATGTGCCGGAACGGAGTCACCGAGTTGGTTGTGACTCAGATCGAGCACTTGTAGAGAACCTAGCTGTTTGATGGTTTCGGGAACTGTTCCGACTAGGCTGTTGTTTCGCATGGAGATTTGGATCAATGAGGCTGGTAATGTGGACGGAACTTGACCTGTAATAGCGTTGCTGCTGGCGTCTAAGTAGTAAAGGCTTGTGAGTGAGTTAAGGTCTGGAAACTCGCCGCTGAGACTGTTAGCTTGGATTTCCAGCCGGTTCAACCTGACTAGATTGTTCAAACTCTGCGGGATCGAGCCTTGCAGGTTGTTGTTGTCGAGGAAAAGCTCTTCTAGATTGGAAAGAGACCCAATTGATGAAGAGGGTATAGGACCGGAGAACGAGTTTCCAGAGAGGATGAGTCGCCGGAGGCGAGTGAGGTTGGAGAAAGACTCGGGGAGGGAACCGGAGAAGTAGTTACCAGAGAGGTCTAGAGTTTCCAAGTAAGGGAGATTCCAGGTGAGGGAGGAGAGCGAAGAACCGGAGTAACCAGCCTGGTCTAGGCCTATTTCCGTGACGCGGCTCACACCGGAGTCGTCGACTAGGTCACACCGGAAGCCGCAAGTGAAGCGGTCGCTGAAGAGAGCGTCGCAGGGGTCGAGTTTGAAGTCCCATGAGCTAATGCAGGAGCCTTGAGCCACTGAGTTGGGGTCTAGCGTGTTCTTCAGTTGCTTCAGAACTTGAGTGTCTCCCCAGAAAGTCTTGGATTCTGCTAAAAGGAGCAAACTTAAGACTGTGAGTAGCAGAACAAGAACCCTCATTTTGGGTTTTGAGGGACAGGGATGAAGTGTTACAGTAACTGTGGAACTTGGGTGGATGAAGATAAGGGTTGGAGGGAGAGTGAGGATGATCGAGACCGTTGGTTTTGGTGGAAATGAGAATGGGGTATCGTATAAAGGGGGAAGCTTTGAGCTTAGGGAAAGTGTTTcgagttttttgtttttgatttgggTCAGACAAGGGTGGAGATAAGTAGATTCACGGGCACTTGtcagtgagagggagagagacagAGGAGAGGACGCTGTTGGCTATATATTGTCGGCAATGGTGGCGACACCTTGGTCGTTGATAAAGTGACGTGTGTGTTCGTTAGCTTAAActatcattttgtttttggataTAATAGCTTAAACTATTACACTTGCTTGGAGTGAGCTGTCTTTGGATTGAAGATGATCAAACTGTGATAATGATACGAAAACTCGGTTTGAATTTCGCGTTTACAGTAATTTTCCGATTTGATAGTAGCCATACTGTAGGATTGATTCATAGTCTTGATattgtagttttttttaactcgAGTTGTTCTACACTAAAGTGATTGAACTACATTGCGGTGCTGAGTTTCTAGTTTCTACACATTAACAGTGCTTATCCCACGCACATAATTGGGTTTACCAATGCCCCAATCAGTTCAAAGCAAGATAGTCTTGACTTGGTTTCTACCCCAAGAGGTTCTACTCCTAAACTTTCGCTAAACATCATTCCAAGTTTCTAACTATTATGGAATCTGGCGGGTCATTTGGGAGTGTatcaaggaaaaagaaaagtccAAACACATTCTTCGTAACTAAGATACGAGAAATCCTAGCATGATGAACAAAAGCGAATTAGTTTCTTTTCCTTGATTGCTCCATAAGCCACTCAAATGAGATGACCCTTTTTTACTATCTCTATATGGCAAAGAGAAGCCCCTTTATGAGTGCGACTATAATGAAAAACGAACAATCATAGGCACCATAAAACTAATTGTAAcgagaaacaaagaaaaatataaaaattgagTGGTTAGCCATCGGAATCAAATACCAGCTCATGGAATCGATACTCCTTTGAAGCAGTTGTTACTCCAGTTGGTGGTGATTTGAAGCAACCAATATCACGAATGTCAAATCAGCGGTTGCATTAAGCACTATTATTATAGCTAAGTAGCTCCCCAAACTTGAAAACACAGCAAGCTTTTACCAAAAGCCACCCAATTTCCAGAATGCAGATTCTATCGAGTATTTCCAAGTTCTAACAACCACTCACAATTAATATCTTTggaaatccaaaaaaaaaggcacTAAGATTAAGATGGAGCTGGTATTTACTGCTACAGATTATTAACTTGTTATttctgatttaaaaaaaaattcctagtGTCCTTTTCCCTCTTCAGTAAAGGATCACTGTGTATAAATTAATGTAAAACTAAAAATGCCTATACCTTTTCTAATTAGGCAGACTGAGGAGGCTCCTCTGAGTATAACAGACCAATTATAGTCCAAGGATAAAATATTAGAATATAGGATAGGCACCTTGTCAATTGTCATGGCATTTCTCCACTTATGAAAACCCCTCAGGTGCCAATTCAACATTGGCGTGTCCCTCAATTTTCGTGGCAATTTTGGCCAGATACTGTCTCACAGATTTGTGGTTAATCTCAAAGACAAACGCCATCTCCCTAATCTGCACATTGTTAAACAAGAATACACCAAGCACACTGTAAGCTAATGATgcatttattttactatagtGATGGAAGCAGGCATGATAAAAAAAGCTGGAACAAAATTGGGTTGCATATGAAAGTGTAGACCCTTCAGGATGACAAAATTCAGAAcgaagatgaaaaggacttgaACCAAGACGAAGATGTGTGCTCGAGACAGCATAAAGCAGAAAATTCTGAAGGCTAACAAAAAGCTCCAAAAAGTCTGGAGTTATAtatggaaaaaccatttaccTCAATCAAATTAGTGGAAGCAAAACTTAAAAGCTCCCCGTTAGCGATTTCTCTGCCATTCAAGAAAATTGAGTTCCTGCCAAGATTCTTCAAAGAGAAAGAACCATCTGCATCCATCTGTATAATAGCCTAGAGGACAAATGATGGTCACATTAAGCCTTAATAAGGATATAATAATGAACGAACTGATCAATGCTTCTTTGTTCTAACAACACAACAAAAATCTATGAAATTACAACCAAGTTCTATGCTTCACAATTGGGAGGAAATCAAGGTTGTAAGGACATAAACGGTTTGTACAAACCAGACTCTATTTCAAAATTAAGCCAGTCAGCCTGCATTATCCCTTCTCAATTTAATGTCACTGGCTGAAAGTTCAGGAATCTATTTAATGGATATATCAAACTTATTCTACAATTCTGATCTACAAATCAATGAGCTAGTATTTAGTTTCATGTAAGCTGCAATAAAAAAC
This genomic interval from Argentina anserina chromosome 1, drPotAnse1.1, whole genome shotgun sequence contains the following:
- the LOC126793077 gene encoding probable inactive leucine-rich repeat receptor kinase XIAO, producing MRVLVLLLTVLSLLLLAESKTFWGDTQVLKQLKNTLDPNSVAQGSCISSWDFKLDPCDALFSDRFTCGFRCDLVDDSGVSRVTEIGLDQAGYSGSSLSSLTWNLPYLETLDLSGNYFSGSLPESFSNLTRLRRLILSGNSFSGPIPSSSIGSLSNLEELFLDNNNLQGSIPQSLNNLVRLNRLEIQANSLSGEFPDLNSLTSLYYLDASSNAITGQVPSTLPASLIQISMRNNSLVGTVPETIKQLGSLQVLDLSHNQLGDSVPAHLFSHPSLQQLTLSFNQFTSLQTPSSAGLQSQLIALDLSNNNLLGFLPSFMALMPKLSALSLENNKFTGMIPTQYAFKVALPGTGVSPFVRLLLGGNYLFGPLPGPLLSMKPGSANVGLGNNCLYRCPRVFFFCQGGDQKSLSECRSFVPVIP